A genomic segment from Leptospira kirschneri serovar Cynopteri str. 3522 CT encodes:
- a CDS encoding LIC11274 family protein, translated as MKRLILISILISILPVSVFGEAVSSKAYKKRVELLLYLRAIEPIVRNYKGEVPGGQNQQNTGATATNNQQTGGTPEQDGDRVKKYKELKRLYQEGLQYFFENNHVNAYRRFLEAQLGTEMLLEELSQFYVERTEEILKSAIEKKNPNNPEDRNLVDIAIEWSKNSFIVRDMTANREAPLTRRMYNPRDFHYVTNKYAIEKNMEMGYKFLGLAKETRNNALKIEKHLEKHQKLQPSHRKHRIEHYIAAIQLCRDARANAINIFKLKYPYDNYYLFKSDAKTEAIKDDEGKAGPSEPVSLNGVNYDFSQNPTLEYDHRMSPVFDRRIPEEYRRDAVDILEKIYDDEVKNRIFLKWDQEKRKQLIGDKVPNK; from the coding sequence ATGAAAAGACTGATTCTTATATCCATTCTGATTTCCATTCTTCCCGTTTCTGTATTTGGAGAAGCGGTTTCTAGTAAGGCCTATAAAAAAAGGGTGGAATTACTTCTATACTTAAGAGCGATCGAACCGATTGTTCGAAATTACAAAGGAGAAGTTCCTGGCGGACAGAATCAACAGAATACAGGTGCAACGGCTACAAATAATCAGCAAACGGGGGGAACTCCGGAACAAGACGGAGATAGAGTTAAAAAATATAAGGAACTCAAAAGACTCTATCAAGAAGGACTTCAATATTTTTTTGAAAACAATCATGTAAACGCATATCGTAGATTTTTAGAAGCTCAACTTGGAACAGAAATGTTATTGGAAGAACTTTCTCAGTTCTATGTAGAAAGAACGGAAGAAATTTTAAAATCTGCGATTGAAAAGAAAAATCCTAACAATCCGGAAGATAGAAACTTAGTAGATATTGCAATTGAGTGGAGTAAAAATTCTTTTATAGTAAGAGATATGACTGCGAATCGAGAAGCTCCTCTTACTAGAAGAATGTACAATCCTAGAGATTTTCATTACGTAACGAATAAATACGCGATTGAGAAAAATATGGAAATGGGTTATAAATTTTTGGGACTCGCCAAAGAAACCCGTAACAATGCTCTTAAAATCGAAAAACATTTAGAGAAACACCAGAAACTTCAACCAAGCCATAGAAAACATAGAATCGAGCACTACATCGCTGCGATTCAACTTTGTAGAGATGCAAGGGCAAATGCGATCAATATCTTTAAGTTGAAATATCCATACGATAATTATTATCTATTTAAAAGCGACGCAAAAACCGAGGCGATCAAAGACGATGAAGGAAAAGCCGGACCTTCCGAACCGGTTTCTCTCAACGGAGTCAATTACGATTTCAGTCAAAATCCAACATTAGAATATGATCATAGAATGAGTCCTGTATTTGATCGTAGAATTCCGGAAGAATACCGTAGGGACGCTGTGGACATTTTAGAAAAAATTTATGACGACGAAGTCAAAAATCGAATTTTCTTAAAATGGGATCAGGAAAAACGCAAACAGTTGATCGGAGATAAGGTTCCTAATAAATAA
- a CDS encoding DUF2225 domain-containing protein, producing the protein MTASALAQGKKISFRAKEDTVCPICNEVHQKENMFQGGGRLIAGKLTIELRRLYEKNKKFGRVSPNDYVISVCPRCLYSSFSKDWSTLDAEEIEKVRSQFDTRRSNLEKILGPLDFYQDRNLVLGAASYLLAIECYQNRKATVAPTPKKAVCSVRGAWYFEDLNNDFPNMGFDKVRDLLYQKAAGWYTETMEIMQSGSEPVDQASYILGPDTDKNWAFDGVIYLSAYLTMKFRDELASDPAAKLNLLVRAKRTLSRLYGSGKGSKSKPSVIIDMAKELYDEYSKLIEEMGGEK; encoded by the coding sequence ATGACAGCCAGCGCTCTCGCACAAGGAAAAAAGATCTCATTTCGTGCAAAGGAAGATACGGTTTGTCCGATCTGTAACGAAGTTCATCAAAAAGAAAATATGTTCCAAGGTGGTGGCCGTCTAATCGCCGGGAAACTAACCATAGAACTGAGAAGACTCTACGAAAAGAATAAAAAATTCGGTCGTGTCAGTCCGAACGACTATGTAATCAGTGTTTGTCCTCGTTGTCTTTATTCCTCTTTTTCCAAAGACTGGTCCACGTTAGACGCAGAAGAAATCGAAAAAGTCCGTTCTCAATTTGATACGAGACGTTCCAACCTCGAAAAAATTCTAGGTCCTTTAGATTTTTATCAGGATCGCAATTTAGTTTTAGGCGCCGCCTCTTATCTTCTCGCCATTGAATGTTACCAAAATCGAAAAGCTACTGTAGCACCTACTCCTAAAAAAGCAGTTTGTTCAGTTCGAGGAGCTTGGTATTTTGAAGATCTAAACAACGACTTCCCTAATATGGGATTTGACAAGGTTCGAGATCTTCTCTATCAAAAAGCAGCGGGTTGGTACACTGAAACCATGGAAATCATGCAAAGTGGATCAGAACCAGTAGATCAGGCTTCTTATATTTTAGGTCCGGATACGGATAAAAACTGGGCTTTTGACGGAGTCATTTATCTTTCCGCTTATCTCACAATGAAATTTAGGGATGAACTCGCATCCGATCCAGCAGCTAAACTCAATCTTTTAGTAAGAGCCAAAAGAACCCTTTCCAGACTGTACGGTTCCGGAAAAGGTTCCAAGTCTAAACCTTCGGTTATCATAGACATGGCAAAAGAGTTATACGATGAATATAGTAAACTCATCGAGGAAATGGGAGGCGAAAAATAA
- the truA gene encoding tRNA pseudouridine(38-40) synthase TruA, with protein MNYALLVEYDGLCFHGFQTQKGLSSIQENLEKAAEILLKEEIHISGAGRTDTGVHARGMIVNFKTQTVIQNFSKFLLSLNAITDSGLSVLNMIEVDESFDSRFSCSSREYEYWILNTKYPRPTWKNRTFWYQHRIDVPRLEAELELLKGEHDFRSLAKVASLKGRSTVRTILDAKLERSLELEGLLKVKIRANGFLHNMIRILTGTLLEISNGKRKDTNVLEILSSKDRTIAGITLPPYGLYFIRAYYDSYPKIDFMYSHLDFLK; from the coding sequence ATAAACTACGCCCTCCTCGTCGAATACGACGGACTTTGTTTCCACGGATTTCAAACTCAAAAAGGCCTTTCCAGTATTCAGGAGAATTTAGAAAAGGCAGCTGAAATTCTTCTCAAGGAAGAAATTCATATTTCCGGTGCAGGTAGAACAGACACAGGGGTTCACGCACGAGGAATGATCGTAAATTTTAAAACACAAACAGTCATACAAAATTTTAGTAAATTTCTTCTAAGTTTAAATGCAATCACGGACTCTGGACTTTCCGTACTCAACATGATAGAAGTGGATGAAAGTTTTGATTCACGTTTTTCTTGCAGTTCTAGAGAATACGAGTATTGGATTCTCAACACAAAATACCCAAGACCTACTTGGAAAAATAGAACCTTTTGGTATCAACATAGGATTGACGTTCCGAGATTAGAAGCCGAACTTGAGTTATTAAAAGGGGAACACGATTTTCGTAGTTTAGCCAAAGTTGCATCTCTCAAAGGTCGTTCTACGGTTCGAACGATTTTAGACGCAAAACTGGAACGAAGCTTAGAATTAGAAGGTCTTCTAAAAGTAAAAATCCGAGCTAACGGTTTTCTTCATAATATGATTCGGATTCTTACAGGTACACTTCTGGAAATCTCCAACGGTAAACGAAAAGACACAAACGTTTTGGAAATTCTTTCCTCTAAAGACAGAACGATCGCAGGAATCACACTTCCTCCTTACGGGCTTTATTTTATTAGAGCCTATTACGATTCTTACCCAAAAATCGATTTTATGTATTCTCATTTGGATTTTCTAAAATAG
- a CDS encoding LIC11270 family surface protein: MKRSYLRFFLILSCFLMFFCKVGDWHGKHSKNPVISTLFNQRMLLLVKGTYATDNPIGFEAYSGGTGQLYQDTSGEGADPAFGLDGVPLAQNLPIFIDIGEIRLSTKYQEGAFDLSLVKNVKDTKSLWDEIAPNRQVFCTIPYTTNSNSCRLNDGEFKAIQFFNGEGVAYPSNDPTSATDWGAFGNGPVQFYYTGLYLRSLVTAWATEPGLTFSNLTLFDNYRVPGINIVPRLSYKPGADATTKSVFPPLVFPVLYKAEKGDQDMLIYPGFDPYILEVRINLKENLMIHSYVSSIGGVRTLVGISDWKPDSDHKGESDMGGGLLVRSRIIRPEKASSLTVLGGTTSTTHYYSVYRLSESEIDTKLPLMASPVQGVSTKMKYIHPGDYRLRCVGDLAKVDGYPETVVRETVFTVPENAPRSEVQVNLTCP, encoded by the coding sequence ATGAAACGATCTTATTTACGGTTTTTCTTAATACTTTCGTGTTTTCTAATGTTCTTTTGTAAAGTAGGCGATTGGCATGGGAAACATTCTAAAAATCCAGTAATCAGTACCTTATTCAATCAAAGAATGTTACTGCTTGTAAAAGGAACCTACGCCACTGATAATCCAATCGGATTCGAGGCCTATTCGGGTGGAACCGGTCAACTTTATCAAGATACAAGTGGTGAAGGTGCTGATCCTGCTTTTGGTTTAGATGGAGTACCCTTAGCTCAGAATCTTCCGATTTTTATAGATATAGGAGAAATCCGTTTATCTACTAAATATCAAGAAGGAGCTTTTGATCTGAGTTTAGTCAAAAACGTAAAAGATACAAAAAGTCTTTGGGATGAAATTGCACCCAATCGACAAGTATTTTGTACAATTCCTTATACCACAAATTCAAACTCCTGTCGTTTAAACGACGGTGAATTCAAAGCGATTCAATTTTTTAACGGAGAAGGAGTTGCTTATCCATCCAACGATCCCACATCCGCAACGGACTGGGGAGCATTTGGAAACGGGCCAGTTCAATTTTACTATACTGGTTTGTACTTAAGATCTTTGGTAACCGCTTGGGCCACCGAGCCAGGACTTACTTTTTCCAACCTCACTTTGTTTGATAATTATAGGGTGCCCGGAATTAATATCGTCCCTAGATTGAGTTATAAACCAGGAGCTGATGCTACTACAAAATCTGTTTTCCCCCCTCTTGTGTTTCCAGTACTCTACAAAGCGGAAAAAGGGGATCAGGATATGCTTATATATCCTGGTTTTGATCCTTATATTTTGGAAGTAAGGATCAATTTAAAAGAGAACCTAATGATTCATTCCTATGTTTCCAGTATAGGAGGAGTAAGAACGTTAGTTGGTATTAGTGACTGGAAACCGGATAGTGACCATAAAGGAGAATCAGATATGGGAGGAGGACTTCTGGTTCGTTCGAGGATCATACGTCCTGAAAAAGCCTCCAGCTTGACAGTGTTAGGTGGAACGACGTCTACGACCCATTATTATTCCGTTTATCGTCTTTCTGAATCTGAAATTGATACAAAACTGCCTCTTATGGCATCTCCCGTCCAAGGTGTTTCTACTAAAATGAAATACATTCATCCAGGAGATTATAGACTTCGTTGTGTGGGAGATCTTGCCAAAGTAGACGGTTATCCTGAAACCGTAGTGAGAGAAACCGTATTCACGGTTCCAGAAAATGCACCTCGTTCCGAAGTTCAAGTCAATCTAACTTGCCCATAG
- a CDS encoding alginate export family protein, translating into MKKNIIFKISTGALLLCCIIPLNLFSQSSKKEKTNGPVLNLDPPSDVKYEEQPNDGKGIPEIQEELAKEEPYKSPYKGKLPGEFMKSMLLSPEHQEAVRRTDKLWFGDIFRAGFQVRPRFDYSHNADFDKRTQDDRNYATQNSQVFFVIDPNPYVAAKVTIQDVRVFGGEQSRKDGQLGYLGLSNSAGIELSSAPTANNSISIKNNTDLREGFVQLKNFADGFEIFIGRQIFGFGDNRYVGGRNDGQTGNSFDGARVKYNSKYFNSEAFTSIIAEDSNAGAGNNTANGVKRGTVNDTYLSGLYNTVKLEDFNLDLYYFNVDRKWEQGPNPVTSQDRTRQRDDLNTVGFRLTNRTDNNRLPKTKAWDWTLEASWQYGYNGQRVNAGWDTLKQTVDGNPNSKRLYTERVEYDSKFFIAQTGYTFFDRFRVGIQYSIASGDPNRTDNKVATYDASFATRSGGFPYFDSGNGLANATFWSNTRTKSIHLMYNSRNYGRFIFVVYDIQKTSVNDAWYSSGGAANTGLTTENSTGAAFGGYKLGEKGGKRLFYEFDLIYQFYLKDYVSIWTGGSYLLAGDAVRNARVNPWAPNINDRYTLDNRAYSFFLFVQFAM; encoded by the coding sequence ATGAAAAAAAATATAATTTTTAAAATATCAACCGGAGCTCTTTTACTCTGCTGCATAATTCCATTAAATTTATTCTCCCAAAGTTCCAAAAAAGAGAAAACAAACGGGCCAGTTCTTAATTTGGACCCTCCTTCCGACGTTAAGTATGAAGAACAACCAAACGACGGAAAAGGGATTCCTGAAATTCAAGAAGAGCTTGCTAAAGAAGAACCTTATAAAAGTCCCTACAAAGGAAAACTCCCAGGAGAATTTATGAAGTCCATGCTTCTTTCTCCAGAACACCAAGAAGCGGTAAGAAGGACGGACAAACTTTGGTTTGGAGATATTTTTAGAGCTGGTTTCCAAGTTCGCCCTCGTTTTGATTACAGTCATAACGCGGATTTCGATAAACGAACTCAAGATGATAGAAATTACGCGACTCAAAATTCTCAGGTTTTTTTCGTCATCGACCCCAACCCATACGTCGCCGCTAAGGTTACGATTCAAGACGTTCGAGTTTTTGGAGGTGAACAATCTCGTAAAGACGGACAACTCGGTTATTTAGGTCTTTCTAACTCTGCCGGAATAGAATTGAGTTCCGCTCCAACCGCAAACAATTCCATAAGTATTAAGAACAATACAGATTTACGAGAAGGTTTTGTACAATTGAAAAACTTTGCGGATGGTTTTGAAATTTTTATCGGAAGACAGATTTTCGGTTTTGGCGACAACAGATACGTTGGTGGAAGAAACGACGGTCAAACCGGCAACTCCTTCGATGGAGCTCGAGTAAAATACAACTCTAAATATTTCAACTCAGAAGCGTTTACTTCCATAATTGCAGAAGACTCAAATGCAGGAGCAGGAAACAACACAGCAAACGGCGTCAAACGTGGAACGGTCAATGATACCTACCTTTCCGGTTTATACAATACCGTTAAACTGGAAGACTTTAACCTAGATCTTTATTACTTCAACGTAGATAGAAAATGGGAACAAGGTCCAAACCCAGTCACAAGTCAAGATAGAACCAGACAAAGAGACGATTTAAACACCGTAGGATTTCGCTTAACAAATAGAACGGATAACAACCGTTTGCCGAAGACCAAGGCTTGGGATTGGACCCTGGAAGCCTCTTGGCAGTACGGCTACAATGGTCAAAGAGTCAACGCCGGTTGGGACACTCTCAAACAAACCGTAGACGGAAACCCCAACTCTAAAAGACTTTATACGGAAAGAGTAGAATACGATTCTAAATTTTTCATCGCTCAAACCGGTTATACTTTTTTTGATCGGTTCCGAGTAGGAATTCAATATTCGATCGCTTCCGGTGACCCTAATAGAACGGATAATAAAGTGGCTACTTATGATGCTTCCTTCGCGACTAGATCGGGAGGTTTTCCTTACTTTGATTCTGGAAATGGTCTCGCAAACGCGACCTTTTGGTCGAACACAAGAACCAAATCTATTCATCTAATGTATAATTCTCGAAATTACGGTAGATTTATATTCGTAGTTTATGATATTCAAAAGACTTCAGTAAACGACGCGTGGTATTCTTCCGGTGGCGCCGCAAATACAGGGCTTACTACGGAAAATTCTACAGGCGCAGCGTTCGGAGGATATAAGTTGGGAGAAAAAGGAGGCAAACGTCTTTTTTACGAATTCGATTTGATCTATCAATTTTACCTCAAGGACTACGTATCTATCTGGACCGGAGGTTCCTACCTTCTCGCAGGAGACGCAGTTCGAAACGCAAGAGTGAATCCTTGGGCTCCGAACATAAACGACAGATATACATTGGACAATAGGGCCTATAGTTTTTTTCTGTTCGTTCAATTTGCAATGTAA